From the Toxoplasma gondii ME49 chromosome VIIa, whole genome shotgun sequence genome, one window contains:
- a CDS encoding FAD binding domain of DNA photolyase domain-containing protein (encoded by transcript TGME49_206400), translated as MRVQDNWALLLAQEAARSLNKPLVVIHLLVPGLAFQPTRRHLSFFMGGAREVETELKSLNIGFELPIVSKKDPKGRLDEANKKIEEVFDALQPALAVCDFNPLRLPTQVVEALTRVYAECLSPLYQVDTHGVVPCWVASDKLETAARTLRPKLMELVKEFATPFPKVQRMTVPWTHTKLFPLDEDRILSELKPDPPEPLDSWKPGTKAALELLHSFATPKNLAEYGKSRNDPLAGVQSDLSPYIHFGHISVQRCLLEVSKLKSTAADKTLKEGVMSFIDEVVVRSQLSDNFVFFNPHYDDIKGAPLWAQQTLNIHAKDKREPHYGFAALEAGKTYDELWNAAQLQLVRDGKMHGYLRMYWAKKILEWTKSPQEALKIAIALNDKYHLDGTDPNGVTGCMWSICGVHDQGFKERPVFGKIRYMNYPGCERKFDVKAFVRKFPGAAENAVNVAKQGMLPFTGRAKIELKGVAEGGDSDRVASILTKKIEQQKPQNTISGPATTKETAQTKGSAKKRQRKQSDDDLAPPRNEGVDVEEADVNAEEDVHLSE; from the exons ATGCGTGTTCAAGATAACTGGGCTCTTCTCTTGGCGCAG GAAGCAGCTCGATCACTGAATAAACCCCTCGTAGTGATCCACCTTCTCGTGCCAGGCCTCGCATTCCAACCTACGCGACGTcatctttcctttttcatgGGAGGAGCGCGGGAGGTTGAGACAGAGCTGAAATCGTTGAATATCGGATTTGAATTGCCCATAGTTTCCAAGAAAGACCCCAAAGGCAGACTCGATGAAGCGAATAAGAAAATCGAGGAGGTATTTGACGCACTGCAGCCAGCCTTGGCTGTTTGTGACTTCAACCCCCTCAG GCTGCCGACACAAGTTGTTGAAGCTCTAACGCGAGTATATGCGGAATGTCTGTCGCCACTGTACCAGGTGGACACGCACGGAGTGGTCCCTTGCTGGGTTGCTTCTGACAAGTTAGAG ACAGCGGCGCGCACACTGCGACCGAAACTCATGGAGCTGGTGAAGGAATTTGCAACACCTTTCCCCAAAGTTCAACGGATGACAGTTCCGTGGACACACACAAAATTGTTTCCCTTGGATGAAGACAGGATCCTCTCAGAACTGAAGCCAGATCCTCCAGAGCCTCTTGACTCCTGGAAACCCGGAACAAAGGCTGCCCTCGAGTTGCTTCACTCTTTCGCGACTCCAAAGAATCTTGCGGAATACGGCAAATCACGGAACGATCCTTTGGCTGGAGTGCAGAGCGACTTATCACCGTATATTCACTTTGGTCACATTTCTGTCCAACGATGTCTGTTAGAAGTTTCGAAGCTGAAGAGTACGGCAGCTGATAAAACGCTAAAAGAAGGCGTCATGTCTTTCATTGATGAAGTTGTTGTGAGAAGCCAGCTGTCCGACaacttcgtcttcttcaatCCGCACTACGACGACATCAAAGGTGCACCGCTCTGGGCGCAACAGACATTGAACATTCACGCTAAAGACAAGCGTGAGCCTCACTACGGGTTCGCGGCGCTGGAAGCAGGGAAGACATACGACGAACTGTGGAATGCTGCGCAACTACAACTAGTACGGGACGGGAAAATGCATGGGTACCTGAGAATGTACTGGGCCAAAAAGATCCTGGAATGGACAAAGTCACCGCAAGAAGCGTTGAAGATTGCCATCGCTTTGAATGACAAGTACCACTTGGATGGCACTGACCCCAACGGCGTGACGGGCTGCATGTGGAGTATTTGCGGTGTCCACGATCAGGGTTTCAAGGAGCGGCCTGTGTTCGGCAAAATCAGATACATGAATTATCCGGGCTGCGAGCGCAAATTCGATGTCAAAGCGTTTGTTCGCAAGTTCCCCGGCgcagcagaaaacgcagtTAATGTAGCGAAGCAGGGAATGCTACCTTTCACCGGTAGAGCCAAAATAGAACTCAAAGGAGTGGCGGAAGGCGGCGATTCTGACCGAGTAGCGTCGATCCTGACGAAGAAGATAGAGCAGCAAAAGCCGCAAAATACAATTTCAGGTCCAGCAACAACAAAGGAGACGGCTCAGACGAAAGGCAGCGCAAAGAAACgccagaggaaacaaagcgaCGACGATCTGGCCCCTccaagaaacgaaggcgtTGACGTGGAAGAAGCGGATGTCAACGCCGAGGAAG ATGTCCATCTCAGCGAATAA
- a CDS encoding hypothetical protein (encoded by transcript TGME49_206390), with protein MKFKASLRLDTLPYLLGATAALARMAKIGAASRSTSSILGAPICYLKLTPSQVFLNVRHCDEIEAYVEADARALFHPGWVIESKRRNNIGLVVDILHLHNTLKLASHCSRITMKLAKRQGQGVLSFDFTDALMENLWITQDCPVQTLQGEDVDTAGTPDIPACEWNVEAPRLRLVLSVLDRMSRLKADSVTVDITPAPADDGLCNLTFAGASDLVRVKTAFPKCSLLVADTNAKQPTKPHVARCFKTRRLAAALRVALDMTHGRSNEGLVACVIPEDEESFPWACVVFHSSKLESLKLFCILPTLRRPGDDLI; from the exons ATGAAGTTCAaggcctctctgcgtctggaCACTCTCCCGTATCTCCTGG GAGCAACAGCAGCCCTGGCTCGGATGGCAAAGATAGGAGCTGCAAGCCGATCGACCTCGTCGATTTTAGGGGCTCCAATATGTTACCTGAAACTAACTCCGAGTCAAGTTTTCCTCAATGTGCGACACTGCGACGAAATTGAAGCCTACGTCGAGGCAGATGCC AGGGCACTCTTCCACCCAGGGTGGGTAATTGAGAGCAAGCGACGGAACAACATCGGACTGGTCGTGGACATCCTTCACTTACACAATACTTTGAAATTGGCTTCGCACTGCAGCAGAATCACCATGAAACTGGCCAA ACGACAGGGTCAAGGTGTCCTCTCCTTCGATTTCACAGATGCACTTATGGAAAATCTCTGGATCACTCAG GATTGCCCTGTCCAGACACTCCAAGGAGAGGACGTCGACACCGCCGGCACGCCAGACATTCCTGCCTGCGAG TGGAACGTGGAAGCCCCCAGGCTGCGTCTGGTCCTCAGCGTTCTAGATCGGATGTCACGACTAA agGCAGACTCCGTCACCGTCGACATCACGCCAGCTCCGGCTGACGATGGATTATGCAACCTAACGTTCGCTGGGG CTTCGGACCTTGTGAGGGTTAAAACAGCCTTCCCAAAGTGCTCGCTGCTCGTAGCGGACACGAATGCAA AACAACCTACAAAGCCACATGTGGCGCGGTGCTTCAAGACACGCCGCCTCGCTGCAGCACTCAGG GTGGCTCTTGATATGACGCATGGACGGAGCAATGAAGGCCTCGTAGCCTGCG TCATcccagaagacgaggagtcATTTCCTTGGGCCTGCGTTGTTTTCCATTCCTCCAAG CTCGAGAGCTTGAAGTTGTTCTGTATTCTGCCTACACTGCGTCGACCCGGAGATGACCTTATTTGA